From Streptomyces sp. CMB-StM0423, a single genomic window includes:
- a CDS encoding sigma-70 family RNA polymerase sigma factor produces MVAMYESELLAGRFEEKRPRLQAVAHRMLGSAEEAEDAVQEAWIRLQRADVAAVENLDAWLTTVVGRVCLDILRARTRREELFEELLDQHADPPPAAPADEAADPEQAAMLADSVGKALLVVLDTLEPDERLAFVLHDMFAVPFSDIAAVIERSPAATRQLASRARRRVQGASPLPDLRRQHKVVSAFLTAARSGEFDRLLALLAPDVAMRADATAVGIGAAQATHGAQGVARIFSGGAQGARLALVDGAVGAVWQAKSRTIVAFGFTLEDGRITAIELVGEPGRLEELDIVVLE; encoded by the coding sequence ATGGTGGCCATGTACGAGAGCGAACTGCTGGCCGGCCGGTTCGAGGAGAAGCGCCCGCGGCTCCAGGCCGTGGCCCACCGCATGCTCGGCTCCGCGGAGGAGGCCGAGGACGCGGTGCAGGAGGCGTGGATCAGGCTCCAGCGCGCCGACGTGGCGGCCGTCGAGAACCTCGACGCCTGGCTCACCACCGTCGTCGGCCGCGTCTGCCTGGACATCCTGCGGGCCCGTACCCGGCGCGAGGAACTGTTCGAGGAGCTTCTCGACCAGCACGCCGACCCCCCGCCCGCCGCCCCGGCCGACGAGGCCGCCGACCCGGAGCAGGCGGCGATGCTGGCCGACTCGGTGGGCAAGGCGCTGCTGGTCGTGCTGGACACGCTGGAGCCGGACGAGCGGCTGGCCTTCGTGCTGCACGACATGTTCGCCGTGCCGTTCTCCGACATCGCCGCGGTCATCGAGCGCAGCCCGGCGGCTACGCGGCAGCTTGCCAGCCGGGCCCGCCGCCGCGTCCAGGGCGCGTCGCCGCTGCCGGACCTGCGGCGTCAGCACAAGGTCGTGAGCGCGTTCCTCACCGCAGCCCGCAGCGGCGAGTTCGACCGGCTGCTGGCGCTGCTGGCGCCGGACGTCGCGATGCGGGCCGACGCCACCGCGGTGGGCATCGGCGCGGCGCAGGCCACGCACGGGGCGCAGGGCGTGGCGAGGATCTTCTCCGGCGGCGCGCAGGGGGCGCGGCTCGCGCTGGTCGACGGGGCCGTGGGCGCCGTGTGGCAGGCGAAGTCGCGCACGATCGTGGCGTTCGGCTTCACCCTGGAGGACGGCAGGATCACGGCGATCGAGCTGGTGGGCGAGCCGGGTCGGCTGGAGGAACTGGACATCGTGGTGCTGGAGTAG
- a CDS encoding carboxymuconolactone decarboxylase family protein → MQNPAMILDAMQSVGDIYKAAFSGGVPKTTLDLVHLRASQINGCSSCVDSGARNARKSGETDERLASVAAWRDAPYFTDEERAALALTEATTRMADRSDPVPDALWDEAAKHYDEKGLAAIVLTIAVTNLFNRLNATTKQVPQDWSS, encoded by the coding sequence ATGCAGAATCCGGCCATGATTCTCGATGCCATGCAGTCCGTCGGGGACATTTACAAGGCCGCCTTTTCCGGCGGGGTACCGAAAACCACGCTCGACCTGGTGCACCTGCGCGCCAGCCAGATCAACGGGTGCAGCTCGTGTGTCGACTCCGGCGCCCGTAACGCCCGCAAGAGCGGCGAGACCGACGAGCGGCTCGCCAGCGTCGCCGCCTGGCGGGACGCGCCGTATTTCACCGACGAGGAGCGCGCCGCGCTGGCGCTGACGGAGGCCACGACGCGGATGGCCGACCGCAGCGACCCGGTGCCCGACGCCCTCTGGGACGAGGCCGCCAAGCACTACGACGAAAAGGGCCTCGCGGCCATCGTGCTGACGATCGCCGTGACCAACCTGTTCAACCGGCTCAACGCGACCACCAAGCAGGTGCCGCAGGACTGGAGCTCCTGA